From one Gossypium hirsutum isolate 1008001.06 chromosome D08, Gossypium_hirsutum_v2.1, whole genome shotgun sequence genomic stretch:
- the LOC107917997 gene encoding pleiotropic drug resistance protein 1, whose amino-acid sequence MESGTDAFGVSSARIGSSSICRNNVREAFSMSSHEEDDENALKWAAIQKLPTYLRVRRGILTEQDGQSREIDITNLGFVERRNLLERLVRIAEEDNERFLLKLKERIDRVGLDMPTIEVRFEHLNVEAEAYVGNRALPTMFNFSVNIVEGLLSNLHILPSRKKPFPILNDVSGVIKPRRMTLLLGPPSSGKTTLLLALAGKLGKDLKFSGRVTYNGYGMEEFVPQRTSAYISQYDLHIGEMTVRETLAFSARCQGVGPRYEMLAELSRREKEANIKPDPDIDIYMKAAALEGQEAGVVTDYILKILGLEVCADTMVGDEMIRGISGGQKKRVTTGEMLVGPARALFMDEISTGLDSSTTFQIVNSLRQSIHILNGTALISLLQPAPETYQLFDDVILLSDGQIVYQGPRENVLEFFKYMGFKCPKRKGVADFLQEVTSKKDQEQYWTRIDEPYNFISVKEFAEAFQSFHIGQKLGDDLAIPFDKSKSHPDALSKDKYGVPKKELLKACLSRELLLMKRNLFVYVFKMFQLIFIGFITVTIFLRIEMHRDTITDGGIFMGALFFILVTVMFNGFAELTLTILKLPVFYKQRDLLFYPSWAYSLPTWILKIPISILDATLWVLMSYYVIGFDPNVGRFFKQYLLLLCLSQMASALFRFMGGLGRNIIVANTCGSFAMLAVLVMGGFVLTRDAVKKWWIWGYWISPLMYGQNAIAVNEFLGKSWRQVPPNSTEPLGVLILKSRGIFPEARWYWIGVGALIGYCFLFNFLFTLALKYLDPFGKPQAVISKETLAEKIASKAREKVDLSSRGEGSSGGGNESQRSVSFRSLSAKVGSVNDANQSRKRGMVLPFEPLSMSFDEIRYAVDMPQEMKAQGISEDRLELLKGICGAFRPGVLTALMGISGAGKTTLMDVLAGRKSGGYVKGTIKISGYPKKQETFARISGYCEQTDIHSPHVTVYESLLFSAWLRLPPEVNPETKTMFIEEVMELVELTSLREALVGLPGVNGLSTEARKRLTIAVELVANPSIIFMDEPTSGLDARAAAVVMRTVRNTVDTGRTVVCTIHQPSIDIFDAFDELLLLKRGGEEIYMGPLGHHSCYLIKYFEEINGIPKIKDGYNPATWMLEITSAAQEEALGVNFADIYKNSELYRRNKALVKELSSPAPGSKDLYFQTRYSQSLLTQCMACLWKQYWSYWRNPPYNAVRFLFTTVIGLLFGTIFWDIGSKRTREQDVFNSMGSMYAAVLFIGFQNCASVQPVVAVERTVFYRERATGMYSALPYAFGQVVIELPYVLVQTAIYGVIAYAMIGFQWTAAKFFWYLFFMYFTFLYFTFYGMMAVAVTPNHNIAAIVSSAFFAIWNLFSGFIIPRTRIPIWWRWYYWACPVSWTIYGLIASQYGDINEKFDSGETVEHFVRNYFDFRNEFVEIVAMVVVGICVLFGSIFAVSIKAFNFQKR is encoded by the exons ATGGAGAGCGGTACTGATGCATTTGGAGTGAGCAGTGCACGTATTGGAAGTTCTAGCATTTGTAGGAACAATGTCAGGGAAGCTTTCTCCATGTCTTCTCATGAAGAAGACGATGAAAATGCATTGAAATGGGCTGCTATTCAGAAACTGCCTACCTATTTGCGAGTAAGGAGGGGAATACTCACTGAACAAGATGGGCAGTCGAGGGAGATTGATATAACGAACCTTGGTTTCGTTGAGAGAAGGAATCTGCTTGAAAGGCTGGTGAGAATAGCAGAAGAAGATAATGAGAGATTCTTGCTGAAGCTTAAGGAACGCATAGATAG AGTTGGACTTGATATGCCTACAATTGAGGTCCGGTTTGAGCATTTAAATGTGGAAGCAGAAGCTTATGTGGGGAATAGAGCATTGCctaccatgttcaacttctctgTAAACATTGTAGAG GGATTGTTGAGCAACTTGCATATTCTTCCCAGTAGAAAGAAACCATTTCCAATCCTCAATGACGTTAGTGGAGTTATTAAACCCCGAAG AATGACGTTGCTTTTAGGGCCTCCAAGCTCAGGCAAAACTACATTACTATTGGCTTTGGCTGGAAAACTCGGTAAAGATTTGAAA TTTTCAGGCAGAGTAACTTATAATGGATATGGAATGGAAGAATTTGTACCACAGAGAACATCAGCTTATATAAGTCAATATGATCTTCATATAGGAGAAATGACAGTCAGAGAAACATTAGCCTTTTCTGCAAGATGTCAAGGGGTTGGACCTCGTTATG AGATGTTGGCAGAGTTGTCTCGTAGAGAGAAAGAAGCAAATATCAAGCCTGATCCTGATATTGATATCTATATGAAG GCGGCTGCACTAGAGGGACAAGAAGCCGGTGTTGTTACAGATTACATTCTTAAG ATATTAGGGCTTGAAGTTTGTGCGGATACCATGGTGGGAGATGAAATGATACGAGGTATCTCTGGTGGACAAAAGAAGCGGGTCACTACAG GTGAGATGCTGGTTGGGCCAGCAAGGGCACTTTTCATGGATGAGATATCTACCGGTTTGGACAGTTCAACAACGTTCCAAATAGTGAATTCGTTGAGACAGTCCATTCATATCCTCAATGGAACAGCTCTTATCTCTCTCCTCCAACCAGCTCCGGAGACATACCAACTGTTTGACGATGTAATTCTTCTTTCAGATGGACAGATAGTATATCAAGGTCCTCGGGAGAATGTGCTTGAATTCTTCAAATACATGGGTTTCAAATGTCCTAAAAGAAAAGGAGTTGCTGACTTCTTACAGGAA GTGACGTCAAAGAAAGACCAAGAGCAGTATTGGACACGTATAGACGAGCCTTACAATTTTATCTCAGTCAAGGAATTTGCTGAAGCATTTCAGTCTTTCCACATTGGGCAAAAACTAGGCGATGATCTTGCAATCCCATTTGACAAGTCCAAAAGCCATCCAGATGCTTTATCAAAAGACAAGTATGGTGTTCCCAAGAAGGAGCTACTAAAAGCTTGTCTGTCTAGGGAACTTCTTCTAATGAAGAGGAACTTGTTTGTCTACGTTTTCAAAATGTTTCAA CTTATTTTCATTGGGTTCATAACAGTGACAATTTTTCTAAGGATAGAGATGCATCGAGATACAATAACAGATGGTGGGATTTTTATGGGAGCTTTGTTCTTTATTCTAGTTACGGTAATGTTCAATGGGTTCGCAGAGCTTACATTGACTATCTTGAAACTTCCTGTCTTCTACAAGCAAAGGGACCTTCTCTTCTATCCTTCGTGGGCATATTCTCTACCAACTTGGATTCTTAAGATTCCAATCAGCATCTTAGATGCTACTCTATGGGTTTTGATGAGTTATTATGTAATTGGCTTTGACCCAAATGTAGGGAG GTTTTTCAAGCAATACTTATTGCTCCTATGTCTTAGCCAAATGGCATCAGCACTATTCAGATTCATGGGAGGCTTAGGAAGAAATATAATTGTTGCAAATACCTGCGGTTCATTTGCCATGCTTGCAGTTCTTGTTATGGGAGGATTCGTCTTAACCCGAG ATGCTGTCAAGAAATGGTGGATATGGGGTTACTGGATCTCACCATTGATGTATGGGCAGAATGCCATAGCTGTAAATGAATTTCTAGGGAAGAGTTGGAGACAA GTTCCTCCCAACTCTACTGAGCCATTAGGAGTTTTGATCTTAAAGTCTCGTGGAATTTTCCCTGAAGCACGTTGGTACTGGATTGGTGTAGGGGCTTTGATTGGATACTGTTTCCTATTCAATTTCCTTTTCACATTGGCATTAAAGTATCTTGACC CATTTGGGAAGCCTCAAGCTGTAATAAGTAAAGAAACATTAGCTGAGAAAATTGCTAGCAAGGCAAGAGAAAAAGTTGACCTTTCATCAAGGGGAGAAGGTTCTTCTG GGGGAGGGAACGAAAGCCAAAGAAGTGTATCATTTAGATCACTTTCTGCAAAAGTTGGTAGTGTCAATGATGCTAATCAGAGCAGGAAGAGGGGCATGGTTCTTCCTTTTGAACCCTTGTCTATGAGCTTTGATGAAATCAGATATGCTGTAGATATGCCACAG GAGATGAAAGCTCAAGGCATTTCTGAGGACAGGTTGGAACTTTTGAAGGGAATATGTGGTGCTTTCAGGCCTGGAGTCCTAACAGCTCTGATGGGTATAAGTGGTGCTGGCAAGACCACTCTAATGGATGTGTTGGCAGGAAGAAAATCCGGTGGGTATGTTAAGGGAACCATCAAAATTTCTGGATATCCAAAGAAACAGGAAACATTTGCTCGCATATCCGGATATTGTGAGCAAACAGACATCCATTCCCCACATGTTACAGTCTATGAGTCCTTGCTTTTCTCCGCATGGCTTAGACTACCCCCAGAGGTCAATCCTGAGACCAAGACG ATGTTCATTGAGGAAGTTATGGAGCTTGTGGAGCTAACCTCACTGAGAGAAGCACTTGTAGGATTGCCCGGGGTGAATGGCCTCTCAACTGAGGCACGCAAGAGGCTAACAATTGCAGTTGAACTTGTCGCCAACCCATCCATAATATTCATGGATGAGCCTACCTCTGGTCTTGATGCCAGGGCTGCAGCTGTAGTAATGAGAACAGTGAGGAACACTGTCGATACAGGAAGAACTGTGGTGTGTACCATCCACCAACCAagcattgatatatttgatgcatttgATGAG CTACTTTTGCTCAAAAGGGGAGGTGAAGAAATATATATGGGTCCATTAGGCCACCATTCTTGCTATCTGATAAAATATTTTGAG gaaataaatggaatCCCAAAGATAAAGGATGGTTACAATCCAGCAACCTGGATGTTGGAGATTACGTCAGCAGCACAAGAAGAAGCCCTTGGTGTCAACTTCGCCGACATATACAAGAACTCAGAACTATATCG GAGAAACAAGGCATTGGTGAAGGAACTAAGCAGTCCTGCTCCAGGTTCCAAGGATTTATACTTTCAGACTAGATATTCACAATCTTTGCTTACTCAATGTATGGCTTGCCTCTGGAAGCAGTACTGGTCTTACTGGCGAAACCCACCATACAATGCAGTGAGATTTTTATTCACAACCGTTATTGGTCTATTGTTTGGGACCATTTTTTGGGATATAGGCTCCAAAAG AACAAGGGAACAAGATGTTTTCAATTCCATGGGTTCTATGTATGCTGCGGTTCTCTTTATAGGATTCCAAAATTGTGCATCAGTCCAACCAGTTGTGGCAGTTGAAAGAACAGTCTTTTATAGAGAAAGAGCAACTGGGATGTATTCAGCGCTGCCATATGCATTTGGACAG GTTGTGATTGAGCTGCCGTACGTATTAGTTCAAACTGCCATTTACGGAGTTATAGCGTATGCCATGATTGGATTCCAGTGGACAGCAGCCAAATTCTTCTGGTATCTGTTCTTCATGTATTTCACATTCTTATACTTCACCTTCTATGGGATGATGGCTGTGGCTGTTACTCCAAACCACAATATTGCTGCCATAGTTTCATCTGCGTTCTTTGCAATATGGAATCTGTTCTCCGGATTCAT